Below is a window of Congzhengia minquanensis DNA.
CGAAGAATTTGGCTTTTTGGGCTGCGCCATTGTGGTAATTTTGCTGTTTTTGCTGGTGCTTCGGGTGTTTGGCATTTCCAAAACCGCAAAGGACGACGCAGGCAGCCTCATCTGCGTGGGTCTGGGGGCTATGCTGCTGTTTCATGTGGTGGAAAATGTGTGCATGTGTTTAGGGCTTTTGCCCGTGACCGGCATACCGCTGCCCTTTTTAAGCTACGGCGGCTCGTCTTTGGTGACAAACTTTTTGGCCATTGGCCTTGTTTTAAACGTTCATAACGTTTCAAAAGAACTTAGTTTTAATAAATATGATTGAAAGGAAACATAAAAATATGGCAGACATTCAAATTATTACGGACGCCGGGTCGGATCTTTTAAAAGAGGAACAGGAGCGGTTCGGCATTGAGGTTATTCCCATTAAAATTACAGCAGACGGCAAGGACTATCTCTCCGGAGTAGACGTGTTCTCTGACGAGTTTTACGAACTGCTGGAAACCTGCAAGGAAATTCCCCACACGTCCCAGCCCTCCACAGGGGACATTTACGACGTGTTTCAAAAACACATTGAAGCGGGGAAACAGATTTTGGTTATTTCCCTTTCGTCCAACGCCAGTGGGTTTTATAACAACATGCATCTGGCAAAAAATATGATTTTAGAGGAAAACCCCAACGCGGTTATCGAAATTTTAGACAGCAGGTCCTTTGCCTATATCTACGGCCAGGCGGCAATAAACGCCAGCCAGATGGCGAAAGATGACATGGATATTTTAGAAATTAAAGAAAAAACAAAAGAATTCATTGAAAGCTATGGCGTGTTTGTCATTCCGAAAAGCCTGACCTATCTGGAAAAAGGCGGCAGAATTAACAAGGCCTCGCTGATTTTCGGCAACATGCTGGACCTGGCTCCTGTGCTCACCATAAAAGACGGGCTGATGGAGGCTGTGGGAAAGGTGCGCGGCAGAAAGAAGCTGGCTAAAAAGCTGTTTCAATATTTAGTTAGCCACGCCCCGGATCAAACCGGAAAAGACCTGATTGTGGTAAACGGTAAAATGGACGAGGAAACAGAAGAACTGTTGGGCTATTTAACGGAGCAGTTCCCCGGCGTAAACATTACCAGGGCTAAGGTTGGCCCCACCATTGCCACTCACATTGGGCCAGTGTTCGGGGTGTTTTTTAAAAAATAATATCGGCCTTATTTAGCCTTAAGGAAAAGGGTATGAAAAAGATGTCAAATTTGAAAATTGCCGTCCTACAAAAACGTGCAGGACAAAATTGTGAGCAAAACACAAAAGATGGGCTGGCGTATTTAAAACAGGCAAAGCAAATGGGAGCAGACCTTTTGTTGTTCCCCGAGTGTTTCATCACCGGCTATGCACTACCTATTACAAACGACGAGGCGCTGGGCGGTGACAGCCCATACATAAAACAGTTCTGCCATGCGTGTTCCGAGCTTTCCATAGGCGCGGTGGTCACTGCGTTTACCAAAGGGAACGCAAAGCCGCAAAACAGTGCTTTTGTCATTGGCCGCGACGGTCAGATTTTAATGAAATACAGCAAGGTGCACACCTGTGCCTTTTCCGATGAGGCCTGCCTAGAGCGCGGAACCGCTTTTTCCGTATGCGAATTTGACGGCGTAACCCTGGGCGTGATGATTTGCTACGACCGGGAATATCCCGAAAGCGCACGGGAGCTGATGCTTATGGGCGCAGAGCTTATTTTGGTCCCCAACGACTGCGGCAGTATGGAGCCGCGGCTGT
It encodes the following:
- a CDS encoding carbon-nitrogen hydrolase family protein — its product is MKKMSNLKIAVLQKRAGQNCEQNTKDGLAYLKQAKQMGADLLLFPECFITGYALPITNDEALGGDSPYIKQFCHACSELSIGAVVTAFTKGNAKPQNSAFVIGRDGQILMKYSKVHTCAFSDEACLERGTAFSVCEFDGVTLGVMICYDREYPESARELMLMGAELILVPNDCGSMEPRLCALKTRAYENMCGVVMANPPGKGAGRSCAFSPIAWNEDGECLNMEIFVAGEQEEGLFLADYDLNKLRDYRSSEMMGNTFRNVPAYRHLMNGTVTEPFIR
- a CDS encoding DegV family protein, with the protein product MADIQIITDAGSDLLKEEQERFGIEVIPIKITADGKDYLSGVDVFSDEFYELLETCKEIPHTSQPSTGDIYDVFQKHIEAGKQILVISLSSNASGFYNNMHLAKNMILEENPNAVIEILDSRSFAYIYGQAAINASQMAKDDMDILEIKEKTKEFIESYGVFVIPKSLTYLEKGGRINKASLIFGNMLDLAPVLTIKDGLMEAVGKVRGRKKLAKKLFQYLVSHAPDQTGKDLIVVNGKMDEETEELLGYLTEQFPGVNITRAKVGPTIATHIGPVFGVFFKK